The region ACGTTGGCCAGCTCGCGGACGTTGCCCGGCCATTGATAGCGCTGGAGCAGCTTCAAGGCGTCGTCCTCGACCCGGATGACCTTGAGCTTGCCGTCGGGCAAACGGTTGAAACGGCCGAGCTCCAGGAATTTCTTGATGATGAGCGGGATATCCTCGGCCCGCTCGCGGAGCGCCGGCAAGTGAACCTTGACGACCGAGAGGCGGTAATAGAGGTCCTCGCGGAAGCGGCCCTCGTCGACCTCTTTGCGCAGGTCGCGGTTGGTGGCGCAAACCACCCGGACGTCGAGATCGACCTTCTCGTTGCTGCCGACCCGCTTGACCTCACGCTGCTCCAGGGCCCGCAACAGCTTGGGTTGGAGGTCGAGGGTCAGCTCGCCGATTTCGTCGAGGAAGACGGTCCCGCCGTAGGCCGCCTCGAAGGCGCCCTTGCGCTGCTTGATCGCGCCGGTGAAGGCGCCTTTCTCGTGGCCGAAGAGCTCGGACTCGATCAGGGTCGGCGCCACCGCCGAGCAGTCGAAGACGATGAAAGGCTTGTCCTTGCGCTGGCTGGCGCTGTGGATGGCCTTGGCGACCAGCTCCTTGCCGGTGCCGGTTTCGCCCTCGATGATGACGGTGGCCAGACTGGGCGCGACCTTCTCCAATAGGGCGAAGATCTGGCGCATCTTCTTGCTCTTGCCGACCAGCTCGCCGAAGACCTGGAGGGGCGAGGGCTCGATCCGGACCTTTTCGTCGAAAGCGACGAACTCGATCTCGCTGTTGCCGATCTTGATCACGTCGCCGGGGCTCAAATAGGCTTCCTTGACCTTGAGGCCGTTGATGAAGGTGCCGTTGGTGCTGTTGGTGTCCTTCAGCAGGTAGGAGTCGGCGGTCATCTCGATCTCGATGTGATGGCGGCTCACGGTGTTGTCGAGCAGGGCGATGTCGTTGTCTTCCTTTTTGCCGATCCGGGTGACTTTGCGGTTGAGATCGAATTTTTTCTTCTCATCGGGCCCCGAGATGACCTTCAGCTGACATTTCCGCAGGGAAACGACGTCGCGGGTTTCTTCCATCTCCAACAATTGAGTTTGCGGCTCTGATTCCGAATTCGACATGAGAAAACCTTATAGCTTTTTGAGATTGGCCATGAAGGACTTGGTTCCTTCGGTGACGGTGAAGCTCGTCGACCAAGTCTGGTAGCCATCCTTCTTGACGGTGATCGTATGGGTCGTTGCCGGCCTTAAGCCCTTGATGCGGAGCGGGGTCGACTTTTGGGGTTGGCCGTTGAGTAAAACCATGGCTCCGGGCGGGTTGGAGTCGACCATGACGATGCCGGCGCCTTCGCCGGGCTTGCCCTCGGTGGTTCCACCGCCGAGGCTGATCGTTCCGAGATTGCGGGTCTCGCCCGGCCGAAGGGTGACGACCCGGGTGACGGTGGAAAGGCCGCTCTTGCTGATGGTGATTTCCAGCGGAGTGCCGGCCGCGACTTTCCAGCGTCCCGGTGAGCTGCCCTTGCGGACGCCGTTGATGAAGACGTCGGCCCCCTTGGGGTTGCTCGAAAGGGCGACGAAAGTTTCGCCGGCGGCCTCGGGCGGAGTCGTCTCCTTCTGCTGCTCTTTCTCCCTTTGCTCCTTCTCGCGCTGCTCTTTTTCGCGCTGAGCCTGGAGCTGCTTTTGGCGTTCGGCCTCCTGTTGCTTCAGCCGCTCGATCTCCTTCGGGTCCTTGGCCTGGTTCAGCTTCTCCTGGGCAAGCTGCTGCTCCTTGAGGCGCTGGGCTTCGAGCTGCTTTTGGCGCTCGGCTTCTTGGCGGGCCTTTTCCTGGGCGATCTGCTCGGGCGTCTTCTCGTCGACTTTGACCAGGCGCTCCTGGACCGAGGCGCCTTGCTTGTCGCTCAAATCGACCGATCGAACCAGGTCTTGGTAACCCTGGCGGGCCAAGCGCACGGTATAGCGCTTGCCGATCTCCTGCTCCGGCAGGGTGGCCGGGGTGACCAGGCCGGTATCGTTGCTGTCGAGGAAGATCTTGGCGCCCGGAGGAGTCGAGGCGACCCGGATCGGCGCCATGATGATCTCCTCGAGCTTCTTGTTAATTTCCATCGGCTCGATGGAATAGACCGTCACCCGCTCCTCGACCGGCCGGTGCTTGTCCAGCTCGAGCCGCAAGGAGACGGTCTGGGAAAGCGGCAGCTCCTCGAAGCTGGCCGGGCTCACCTTTCCGCTGTCCTTGCCGTCGATGAAAATCTTGGCGCCGGGCGGGGTGGTCACGACCTTGATCATGCCGACCGGAATGACCTCCAGGGTTGGGTTCAGCGTGACCGGATTGGGGTCGGCCAGGCTCAAGGTCTGGGTCCAATCCTTGAACTTGGCTTTCTTCAGGGTGACCTTTTGAGGCTCGCCGACCTTGAGGTCCTTGAGGGTCGCCGGCGTGACTTGACCGCTGTCCTTGTCATTGAGGAAAACCTGGGCGCCGGCCGGCGTGGAGCTGACCTGGAGGACGCCGGTGACCACCACCGGCGGCGGCTTGGGCTTGAACCAATCGGTGCCGAAGTAGGTGCCGAGGGCCGTGGCCAGGAGGAGGACGGCCGCGGCGGGGTAGGCCAGCCATTTCTTGCTGCCCTTGGTCTTGGGGGCGGCGGGAACGGCTGGGCTGGGGGCTGGCTTGGCCGCCGCCGGCTTGGGCGGGGCCACCGGAGCCGGCTTCGGCTCGGGCTTGGGCGTCGGAGTTTGGGGCTCCAAGCCCTGGTTGGTCCGAGTGATCTCGGGCACCCCGATCGCCGTTCCGGTGCCTTCGTCCTGGCCGGAGATGAAGGACTCGATGAAGGTCTGAGTCGGCTGCTTCTCGGGGAAGCCGCCGGTGACCTCGTCGTTGTCCCGGTGGACGAGGTTTTGCTGGGCCACCGCGTCGATCATCACCGAGCGGGTTTTGGAGTCGATGGCGACGTCGTCGCCCTTGATTTCGCCCGACTTGGTCTGGATCTCCTGGGCGAAGAGCTTGCGCATCAAGGTCGACAGCTTGCGGGGCGTGAAATCGATATAGGTCGAATAGAGGTACCGGGTCAGGTCGATCTGCATGTCGCCGGCGTTGTCGTAGCGGTCTTTGACCGAGTAGGCCAAGGCCTTGGCCAGGATTTTGCGAAGCCCGATCGGAATCGACTCCGGGAAGGAGTTTTCGTTCAAGCGGGTGGTGCGGATCTTCTTGAGGACCTCGAATTGGGTTTCGCCGGTGAAGAGCTTTTCGCCGGTCAGCAGCTCGTAAAGGATCAGGCCGGTGGAGAAGATGTCGGTCTTGCGGTCGATCGGCTTGCCCAGGGCCTGCTCCGGCGACATGTAGCTGATCTTGCCCTTGAGGATGCCGGCCATGGTGTGGCTGATGTTCATCGCGGCCTTGGCGATGCCGAAGTCGACGATCTTCACCTCGCCCTCGAAGCTCAGCAGGATGTTCTGGGGGCTGATGTCGCGGTGGACGATGTTGAGCGGCTTGCTCTCGTTGTCCTTCTTGGAATGGGCGTAATCCAAGCCCTTGCAGGTCTCGCTGAGGATGTAGACGACGATCTCTTCGGTGAACTTCTCGCTGATCTCCTTGGCCCGGTTCAGCACCTCCCGGAGGTTGATGCCGTTGATGAACTCCATCGAGATGAAGTAGTCGTCGCCGACCTTGCCCAGATCGTAGACCTGAACGATGTTGGTGTGGCTGAGCAAGACCGAGAGCTTGGCCTCGTCGACCAGCATGCTGATGAACTCTTTGTCGACGGCGCAGTGGGGCAGGATTCGCTTGATCGCGAGGATCTTCTCGAAGCCGTCGACGCCGAAGGTCTTGGCCTTATAGATCTCGGCCATGCCGCCGGTGGCGAGCTTCTCGATCAGGAAGTACTTGCCGAAGGGTTTTGGGTGGAACTCCGCCATTTTTGCCTACAAGGTGAATAAATATATCAACAGCAAAACCGCAAACGCCATCGCGCCCATGCCCAGATAATAGGCCCAGCTCAATCCGGCTGGAGCCACCTCGGGCAATTCCGGCGCGGACGATGCTTCGGTGGCCGGCGCCGGGGCCTCGTGGGCCGGGGCCTCATGCTTGGGCCGGGCGATGGTGAGGAAGGTGCCCTTCACCAGCTGGTCGGCCACGATTTCCTCGCCCGGCCGGCGGCTCAAGTAGCGCATGCCTTCCTGCCGGGTCAGCGCGATCTGGGCACCCTGGATCAAGGTGCCGTTGGAGAGGGCGATATCCACCTCCAACAAGGCCTTTTCGCGGTGAGTGCTGACGCCGCGAAAGGTGAATCCCTTGATCTGGGTCGAAGCGATTTGCTCGCTCTGAAACTTCTTCGGATCTTTAGAGAGGAGCTGGATGAAATCGGAAGTCTCTCCGAAACTATCCTTGGCCTCCTGTCCCGCCGCTCCGCCGTCGTCGCGCTTCTTGTCCTCCTTCGTTTCCTTGGTCGCCGCGATCTGCCAAGGATCTACATTCCGCGTCTTTTCGATACGGTCGACCACCGATGAGCCACCTTCATTCTTTCAGCGAGGAAACTTATGCGTCTTAAGGCGGGGCTGCGATCAAGACGATGTCTTGGCCGCCGCTGAGCTCTTGCCGGCCTTGCTTTCAACCGGCTTGGAATCGCTGGAGGCGCCTTCTTTTGGCTTGGCGCTCGAGTAGCCGTCTTTATACCAACCGCCGCCCTTGAGCGAAAATGAGGTTTGGGAGATGAGCCGAGTGACCGGACCTCCGCAAATCTTACATTTTTTCAAGGGCTTATCGCTGACCTTTTGCAACTCTTCGAAGTGACGCTGGCAGGCCGCGCACTGGTATTCATAGACCGGCATAAGTCCTCTACTGATTGCACCTTATTCAATTTTAGGGAGGCGAAGGTCAAAAAAGCAACTAAATTCTTAGGCTTAGGATTTATGGTGACTCCAGACCGCAGCGCTCGCCTCCGCCGCGCTGAGGCCTGAAATCTCCACCCATTTGCTACGACTTTTCTCCCCAAGCAAGATCTTTATATTTGCGCGCTGGATTTTGAAAAAATCCTGCAGAAAGCGGAGAAGCGCCGCGTTGGCTTTCCCGTCTTCGGCCGGCGCCTTGAGTTGAATTTTGAGATGACCTTCTTCCACTTTCACCAGTCGGTCGCGGCCGGCCTTGGGTTGGACTCGGACCGCCAGGCTGCAGCCTTTCGGGCTTTCCCGAAGCCAGGCCGGGAGGCTGGTCACGGTTGAACCATCAGGCGCTGGCCGTAGTGGAGGAGGGTGGCGACGGCGAAGTTCTCCAACAGAACGATGAGAAGCCAGGCGACGAGCGGCGTGAAGTCGATGCCGGTGCGGAATAGCGCCCGTGGCAGGAGGCGCCGCAGCGGCCGGAATACCGGCTCGGTCGATTGGCGAAGGAAGCGGACGATCGGATTGTGCGGATCGGCATTGACCCAGCTGATGATCACCGCGCCGAGGATGATGTATTGGTAAATCGTCAGCAGGATGGAGAGGACCTTGGCGACCGAGACCAAAAAAGAACCTAGCGGGAACATTCGTTCTGCTCCTTGATCTCGGTGGCTCGCCGGCTGGCTCGGGCCACCGCGCGGCTGACCTTTTCGGCGACCTTGGCGTCGGATAGGACTTTCAAGCCGGCCTCGGTGGTTCCGCCCTTGCTGACCACTTGGGCGATCAGCTCCTCGGGCGCCAAGCCGGTGCTCTGCAACAGCCCAACGGCCCCGCGCAGCGTTTGATAGGCGAGGCGCCGGGCTTCGCTCATTTTCAGGCCGGCTTGCCGGCCGCCCTCGGCCAAGGCGTCCGCCAAATAGTAGACAAAGGCCGGGCCGCTTCCGCTCAAACCGGTGACGGCGTCGAGCCGGGCTTCGTTTTTCACTTCAAGAGTTTCGCCCAGAGCATCGAGGATGCGAAGAGTTTCGCGCCGAGTCGCGGGCTTGACCTTGGGGTCGAAGTAGACGCCGGTCATGCCTTGCCCGATCAAAGCCGGCGTGTTGGGCATGAATCGAACCAGGCCGGGGCCGGCGCCCAGCCACCGGCGCAGGGTCTTGCATGAAATGCCGGCCAACATCGAGAGAACCACCGCGTCTTTCGGCAAGGCCGGCGCGATTTCGGTCAATACCTCTCGAGCCTGGAATGGCTTGATGCCGAGCCAGATCCAACGGCAGCCGGCGGCCAGCTCGAGGTTGTCGGCGGTGGTGGCGACTTTGAGCTCCCGTCCCAGCCGAGCCAGCTCCGCCTTCGATTTTCGGGAGACGAGGACGTCTTGCGGACGGGCCAAGCCCGATTTCAGCAAGCCCTTCAGCAGGGCCTGAGCCATCTTGCCGGCGCCGAGAAAGCCGTGTCGGTAATGCGAAGAGCTTTTCTTCATATCCGAGGTCCGAAGAGCCGGCTGCCGACGCGGATCAAGGTGGCACCTTCCTCCACGGCGACTTCATAGTCCTGGCTCATGCCCATCGATAATTCGACCAGGCCTGGGTCAAAGAATCCCGAAGCCCGGATTTCGTCAAGCAGCGATTTGAGCCGGCGAAAATAAGGCCGGGAGGCTTCGGGGTCCTCGGCCGGCGGCGGCATCGTCATGAGCCCGCGCCAGCGGAGGCCCGGCAAGGCGGCGTATGCCGGCAGCTCCCGCCGGAGTACATCGGCGCTCATTCCCGACTTGGTGGCTTCGCCGGCCAAGTTTAGCTCCCAGAGAAGGGCTTGGACTTTTCCGGCCTTGAGCGCGGCCTCCGAAAGTTTCCGGGCCAGCTTCAATGAGTCGACCGAGTGGATGAGATCGGCGCTGAGGGCCTCCCGGGCCTTGTTGCTCTGGAGGTGGCCGATGAAGTGCCAGCGAAGCCGGGAAGCGAGGGTCGGATCGGCATTTTCGAGCTCCCGCCGCTTGCCCAGCCACTCTTGGACATAGTTCTCGCCGAAGTCGCGGAGACCGAGCCGGGCCAGCTCCCGGATTTTGGCCGCCGATTGGGCCTTGGAAACTCCGACCAAGGTCACCGAATTCGGCGGGCGGCCGGCCCGGGCCAGGGCCGCAGCAACGCGATCCTGAACTTGGCGTAGGTTCCCTTCCATGGCGTCTCCTATATGTCATTCCGAGGAGCGAAGCGACGAGGAATCTTTGCGGGGTTTCTTGGTGTGACGATCTCCGCAAGGATCCCTCGCTTCGCTCGGGATGACGGGGCCTTCGGCCCGTCATTTTGTTGCCAAAGCGGGGCCCTTTGTGTAGCTTGCGCCGAAAGAGATGCAAGGGCCGGCTTAGCCGGCCCGCGCAGCAAATTCGCAGAATTTGCGAAGTGAGATAATCCCCCATGCCCATTTTCCGCAAAGCCGCGCCCTTATTGGCCCCACTCGTCTTTTTTTTCCTGATCGCCTGCTTCGGCGGGGTCAAGAAAACCGGCAAGGTGGTCGACTATAAGCCGGGGCGGGTCATCACCAAAAAGGGTTACTACCAGGTCGGCGAGCTGCCGGCGGATTGGTACCGGATCAAGCTCGGCTTGGCCGCGATCAACTTCCGCAACGACCGCCACGGATCGACCATCTCGACCGACTCCTACTGCGATCAGGCCTACGACGACGCTCCGCTGCCGGCCTTGGCCAGCCAT is a window of bacterium DNA encoding:
- a CDS encoding sigma 54-interacting transcriptional regulator, whose translation is MSNSESEPQTQLLEMEETRDVVSLRKCQLKVISGPDEKKKFDLNRKVTRIGKKEDNDIALLDNTVSRHHIEIEMTADSYLLKDTNSTNGTFINGLKVKEAYLSPGDVIKIGNSEIEFVAFDEKVRIEPSPLQVFGELVGKSKKMRQIFALLEKVAPSLATVIIEGETGTGKELVAKAIHSASQRKDKPFIVFDCSAVAPTLIESELFGHEKGAFTGAIKQRKGAFEAAYGGTVFLDEIGELTLDLQPKLLRALEQREVKRVGSNEKVDLDVRVVCATNRDLRKEVDEGRFREDLYYRLSVVKVHLPALRERAEDIPLIIKKFLELGRFNRLPDGKLKVIRVEDDALKLLQRYQWPGNVRELANV
- a CDS encoding PEGA domain-containing protein — protein: MAEFHPKPFGKYFLIEKLATGGMAEIYKAKTFGVDGFEKILAIKRILPHCAVDKEFISMLVDEAKLSVLLSHTNIVQVYDLGKVGDDYFISMEFINGINLREVLNRAKEISEKFTEEIVVYILSETCKGLDYAHSKKDNESKPLNIVHRDISPQNILLSFEGEVKIVDFGIAKAAMNISHTMAGILKGKISYMSPEQALGKPIDRKTDIFSTGLILYELLTGEKLFTGETQFEVLKKIRTTRLNENSFPESIPIGLRKILAKALAYSVKDRYDNAGDMQIDLTRYLYSTYIDFTPRKLSTLMRKLFAQEIQTKSGEIKGDDVAIDSKTRSVMIDAVAQQNLVHRDNDEVTGGFPEKQPTQTFIESFISGQDEGTGTAIGVPEITRTNQGLEPQTPTPKPEPKPAPVAPPKPAAAKPAPSPAVPAAPKTKGSKKWLAYPAAAVLLLATALGTYFGTDWFKPKPPPVVVTGVLQVSSTPAGAQVFLNDKDSGQVTPATLKDLKVGEPQKVTLKKAKFKDWTQTLSLADPNPVTLNPTLEVIPVGMIKVVTTPPGAKIFIDGKDSGKVSPASFEELPLSQTVSLRLELDKHRPVEERVTVYSIEPMEINKKLEEIIMAPIRVASTPPGAKIFLDSNDTGLVTPATLPEQEIGKRYTVRLARQGYQDLVRSVDLSDKQGASVQERLVKVDEKTPEQIAQEKARQEAERQKQLEAQRLKEQQLAQEKLNQAKDPKEIERLKQQEAERQKQLQAQREKEQREKEQREKEQQKETTPPEAAGETFVALSSNPKGADVFINGVRKGSSPGRWKVAAGTPLEITISKSGLSTVTRVVTLRPGETRNLGTISLGGGTTEGKPGEGAGIVMVDSNPPGAMVLLNGQPQKSTPLRIKGLRPATTHTITVKKDGYQTWSTSFTVTEGTKSFMANLKKL
- a CDS encoding zinc ribbon domain-containing protein; amino-acid sequence: MPVYEYQCAACQRHFEELQKVSDKPLKKCKICGGPVTRLISQTSFSLKGGGWYKDGYSSAKPKEGASSDSKPVESKAGKSSAAAKTSS
- a CDS encoding DUF167 domain-containing protein translates to MTSLPAWLRESPKGCSLAVRVQPKAGRDRLVKVEEGHLKIQLKAPAEDGKANAALLRFLQDFFKIQRANIKILLGEKSRSKWVEISGLSAAEASAAVWSHHKS
- a CDS encoding YggT family protein → MFPLGSFLVSVAKVLSILLTIYQYIILGAVIISWVNADPHNPIVRFLRQSTEPVFRPLRRLLPRALFRTGIDFTPLVAWLLIVLLENFAVATLLHYGQRLMVQP
- the proC gene encoding pyrroline-5-carboxylate reductase, with translation MKKSSSHYRHGFLGAGKMAQALLKGLLKSGLARPQDVLVSRKSKAELARLGRELKVATTADNLELAAGCRWIWLGIKPFQAREVLTEIAPALPKDAVVLSMLAGISCKTLRRWLGAGPGLVRFMPNTPALIGQGMTGVYFDPKVKPATRRETLRILDALGETLEVKNEARLDAVTGLSGSGPAFVYYLADALAEGGRQAGLKMSEARRLAYQTLRGAVGLLQSTGLAPEELIAQVVSKGGTTEAGLKVLSDAKVAEKVSRAVARASRRATEIKEQNECSR
- a CDS encoding YggS family pyridoxal phosphate-dependent enzyme gives rise to the protein MEGNLRQVQDRVAAALARAGRPPNSVTLVGVSKAQSAAKIRELARLGLRDFGENYVQEWLGKRRELENADPTLASRLRWHFIGHLQSNKAREALSADLIHSVDSLKLARKLSEAALKAGKVQALLWELNLAGEATKSGMSADVLRRELPAYAALPGLRWRGLMTMPPPAEDPEASRPYFRRLKSLLDEIRASGFFDPGLVELSMGMSQDYEVAVEEGATLIRVGSRLFGPRI